From Mycobacteriales bacterium, the proteins below share one genomic window:
- a CDS encoding M20/M25/M40 family metallo-hydrolase → MESNESATDRRGPTRRTVLVSGAAAALGLPLLRAPQAVAAGGVPADGPGDALRRADGPGGPLRPQQPDRELKALLREMDPARIEASIARLVAFGTRNTLSSQDDPVRGIGAARDWIFAEMQRSAATSRGRMTVAKQAFTQTAGLPTPTVITNVVTTLRGTATPERVYVVTGHYDSRITDVFDAVGDAPGADDDASGVAAVLELVRVFATRPTEATIIFAAVAAEEQGTFGSAFLAAQLKAAGTDIQGMVSNDIIGASSAHDGTRPDPRTVRLFVEGVPTSETAQQAAIRQAVGGEDDGPSRQLARFVQNVAQNSDTGMTIRIIWRRDRFLRGSDHIPFLQQGYPAGRLTEPRENFDHEHQDVRVEDGVQFGDLIEFVDFDYTTRVARVNAAMLWSLAQGPGTPKGVIIVAVALTNQTTVHWTRGTEPDLAGYEVLWRETTAPDWTHVIPVGDVSSVTIDLVKDNVHFGVRAVDRDGHRSPVAYPRPGS, encoded by the coding sequence ATGGAATCGAACGAGAGTGCGACGGACCGGCGCGGGCCCACGAGGCGAACCGTGCTGGTGTCCGGGGCGGCCGCGGCACTGGGGCTGCCGCTGCTGCGGGCTCCGCAGGCGGTCGCGGCGGGCGGCGTCCCCGCCGACGGGCCGGGCGACGCGCTGCGGCGCGCGGACGGGCCGGGTGGCCCGCTGCGGCCGCAGCAGCCCGACCGGGAGCTCAAGGCGCTGCTGCGGGAGATGGACCCGGCCCGGATCGAGGCGTCGATCGCGCGACTGGTCGCGTTCGGCACCCGCAACACGCTGTCCAGCCAGGACGACCCGGTCCGCGGCATCGGCGCGGCCCGGGACTGGATCTTCGCCGAGATGCAGCGCTCGGCCGCCACCTCCCGCGGCCGGATGACCGTGGCGAAGCAGGCGTTCACGCAGACCGCCGGGTTGCCGACGCCGACGGTGATCACCAACGTGGTCACGACGCTGCGCGGCACCGCCACGCCCGAGCGCGTGTACGTGGTGACCGGCCACTACGACTCCCGCATCACCGACGTCTTCGACGCGGTCGGCGACGCTCCCGGCGCCGACGACGACGCGTCCGGGGTGGCCGCGGTGCTGGAGCTGGTCCGGGTGTTCGCGACCCGGCCCACCGAGGCGACGATCATCTTCGCCGCGGTGGCCGCCGAGGAGCAGGGCACGTTCGGCTCGGCCTTCCTGGCGGCCCAGCTCAAGGCCGCGGGCACCGACATCCAGGGCATGGTCAGCAACGACATCATCGGCGCCAGCAGCGCCCACGACGGCACCCGCCCCGATCCCCGTACGGTCCGGCTGTTCGTCGAGGGCGTGCCGACCTCGGAGACCGCGCAGCAGGCGGCGATCCGGCAGGCCGTCGGCGGCGAGGACGACGGGCCGTCGCGGCAGCTGGCCCGGTTCGTGCAGAACGTCGCGCAGAACAGCGACACCGGCATGACGATCCGGATCATCTGGCGCCGGGACCGGTTCCTGCGCGGCAGCGACCACATCCCGTTCCTGCAGCAGGGTTACCCGGCCGGGCGGCTGACCGAGCCGCGGGAGAACTTCGACCACGAGCACCAGGACGTCCGGGTCGAGGACGGGGTGCAGTTCGGCGACCTGATCGAGTTCGTCGACTTCGACTACACGACCCGGGTCGCCCGGGTGAACGCGGCGATGCTCTGGTCGCTGGCCCAGGGCCCGGGCACGCCCAAGGGCGTGATCATCGTCGCGGTCGCGCTGACCAACCAGACCACCGTGCACTGGACCCGCGGCACCGAGCCGGACCTGGCCGGCTACGAGGTGCTCTGGCGGGAGACGACCGCGCCGGACTGGACCCACGTCATCCCGGTCGGCGACGTCAGCTCGGTGACGATCGACCTGGTCAAGGACAACGTGCACTTCGGCGTACGGGCGGTGGACCGGGACGGGCACCGCAGCCCGGTCGCCTACCCGCGACCCGGCTCCTGA
- a CDS encoding DUF3349 domain-containing protein, with protein MTEPTAANFLTRAVEWLRAGYPAGVPKQDYVVLLGLLRRKLTDLEVHQISAELAGLAQQGEEITTADVEKLINDATLDQAAPADVARVSARLAAGGWPLADAPA; from the coding sequence GTGACCGAACCGACTGCTGCCAACTTCCTCACCCGGGCCGTGGAGTGGCTGCGCGCGGGCTACCCGGCCGGGGTGCCGAAGCAGGACTACGTGGTGCTGCTCGGGCTGCTGCGGCGCAAGCTCACCGACCTCGAGGTGCACCAGATCTCCGCCGAGCTGGCCGGGCTGGCCCAGCAGGGCGAGGAGATCACCACCGCGGACGTGGAGAAGCTCATCAACGACGCGACCCTGGACCAGGCCGCGCCGGCGGACGTGGCCCGGGTCTCGGCCCGCCTCGCCGCCGGCGGCTGGCCGCTGGCCGACGCCCCGGCCTGA
- a CDS encoding anion permease: MTGASVVLALVVITALGFDFTNGFHDTANAMATSIATGALRPKVAVALSGILNLVGAFLSVEVALTVTNAVVKIQNKDGTPKASLIGDGGEALLIIVLAGLIGAIVWNLLTWLLGLPSSSSHALFGGLIGAAIAGLGWGGVNWNGDGSKLDGVVGKVVLPALLSPIVAGVVAAVGTWLIYRVVTGVAARFTDNGFRWGQIGSASLVSLAHGTNDAQKTMGVITLALIGSGHWSHTDSIPFWVKLCCALAIASGTYIGGWRIIRTLGKGLVEITPPQGMAAESASAVVILASSQLGFALSTTHVATGSILGTGIGKRGAVVRWRVAGRMVAAWLITLPCSAIVGAVMWYLAHALGGAAGGIVIFLVLLAAAAGFYLRSRATPVHAGNVNDEWEGAAETAARTPANA, encoded by the coding sequence GTGACGGGTGCTTCGGTAGTTCTCGCGCTGGTCGTGATCACCGCGTTGGGGTTCGACTTCACCAACGGGTTCCACGACACGGCGAACGCGATGGCCACGTCCATCGCCACCGGTGCCCTGCGGCCCAAGGTCGCGGTGGCATTGTCCGGGATCCTCAACCTCGTCGGCGCGTTCCTGTCCGTGGAGGTCGCCCTCACGGTCACGAACGCCGTGGTGAAGATCCAGAACAAGGACGGCACGCCCAAGGCGTCCCTGATCGGCGACGGCGGTGAGGCCCTGCTCATCATCGTGCTGGCCGGCCTCATCGGCGCGATCGTCTGGAACCTGCTGACCTGGCTGCTGGGGCTGCCGTCGAGCTCGTCGCACGCGCTGTTCGGCGGGCTGATCGGCGCGGCGATCGCCGGCCTCGGCTGGGGCGGGGTGAACTGGAACGGCGACGGCTCCAAGCTGGACGGCGTCGTCGGCAAGGTGGTCCTGCCCGCGCTGCTGTCACCGATCGTGGCCGGGGTCGTCGCCGCCGTCGGCACCTGGTTGATCTACCGGGTGGTCACGGGGGTGGCGGCCAGGTTCACCGACAACGGCTTCCGCTGGGGCCAGATCGGCTCGGCCTCGCTGGTCTCCCTCGCCCACGGGACGAACGACGCGCAGAAGACGATGGGCGTGATCACGCTGGCGCTGATCGGCTCCGGGCACTGGAGCCACACCGACAGCATCCCGTTCTGGGTGAAGCTGTGCTGCGCCCTGGCGATCGCGTCCGGGACGTACATCGGCGGCTGGCGGATCATCCGTACGCTCGGCAAGGGGCTGGTCGAGATCACGCCGCCGCAGGGGATGGCCGCGGAGAGCGCGTCCGCGGTCGTCATCCTCGCCTCCAGCCAGCTCGGCTTCGCGCTGTCCACCACCCACGTGGCCACCGGCTCGATCCTCGGCACCGGTATCGGCAAGCGGGGCGCGGTGGTCCGCTGGCGGGTGGCCGGCCGGATGGTCGCGGCCTGGCTGATCACGCTGCCGTGCTCGGCGATCGTCGGCGCGGTGATGTGGTACCTGGCGCACGCGCTCGGCGGCGCCGCCGGCGGCATCGTCATCTTCCTCGTGCTGCTGGCCGCCGCGGCCGGGTTCTACCTGCGCTCCCGGGCCACCCCGGTGCACGCGGGCAACGTCAACGACGAGTGGGAGGGCGCCGCGGAGACGGCCGCCCGGACCCCCGCGAACGCCTGA
- a CDS encoding prolyl oligopeptidase family serine peptidase, with protein MTDYGDIAAFVGLPRLTGLTLSPDGVRLVGTVQQPDAKDARYVSALWEIPLGDGDPARLTRSEKGESAPAFRPDGSLVFTSARPVPDGEADEAALWVLPPAGEPRVLARAAGGLSGPVVAAEAGTVLVTGSRLVGSGPDDDAERRKTRQDRRISGILHTGMPIRFWDHELGAESPRLLVADAGGELRDLAPDAAFGLVNADWSVTADAVTVATTWHTRGPRGAFRSSVVLIDVATGERSTLAEDADREHDGPRIAPDGSLVAMNTRTDGSYETPSVWGLRIVPAKGGSAVPVELGDLDPAEYVWAPDSRILYVAGDLHGSGAVVAVDPATGSVLRRLAGDGVFSSLCPSPDGRYVYALRSAIDAAPAPVRLDTAAADQTPVDLPTPAPMPALPGRVEAVRAAVGGATVRGWLATPADADGPTPLMVWIHGGPFSSWNSWSWRWNAWVAVAQGWSVLMPDPALSTGYGPDWIARAWPHRAAPVWADLEGLLDAVVARPDIDETRTACLGASFGGYMTNWIAGHTDRFGAIVTHSGTWALDQKNDTADVAQHWDTMFGRPEAHPDWYAENSPHRNADRIRTPLLVIHGNRDYRVPVSEALRLWWDLVGRWEGDPAELPHRFLNFPTENHWILSPANAEIWYDAILGFCAEHVLGRPWRPSALL; from the coding sequence GTGACAGACTATGGGGATATCGCCGCATTCGTTGGCCTGCCGCGCCTGACCGGTCTGACGCTCAGCCCCGACGGCGTCCGGCTCGTCGGCACCGTCCAGCAGCCCGACGCCAAGGACGCCCGGTACGTCTCCGCACTCTGGGAGATCCCCCTGGGCGACGGCGACCCGGCTCGCCTGACCCGGTCGGAGAAGGGCGAGTCGGCGCCGGCGTTCCGGCCCGACGGCTCGCTGGTGTTCACCTCGGCCCGCCCGGTCCCCGACGGCGAGGCCGACGAGGCCGCGCTCTGGGTGCTGCCGCCGGCCGGCGAGCCCCGGGTGCTGGCCCGGGCGGCCGGCGGCCTGTCCGGACCGGTCGTCGCGGCCGAGGCCGGCACCGTCCTCGTCACCGGCAGCCGGCTGGTCGGGTCGGGCCCGGACGACGACGCCGAGCGGCGCAAGACCCGCCAGGACCGCAGGATCAGCGGGATCCTGCACACCGGCATGCCGATCCGCTTCTGGGATCACGAGCTCGGCGCCGAGTCGCCGCGGCTGCTGGTCGCGGACGCCGGGGGCGAGCTGCGCGACCTCGCCCCGGACGCCGCCTTCGGGCTGGTCAACGCCGACTGGTCGGTCACCGCGGACGCGGTCACGGTCGCGACGACCTGGCACACCCGCGGTCCCCGGGGCGCGTTCCGGTCCTCCGTGGTGCTGATCGACGTGGCCACCGGCGAGCGCAGCACGCTGGCCGAGGACGCGGACCGGGAGCACGACGGCCCCCGGATCGCGCCGGACGGCTCCCTGGTCGCGATGAACACCCGTACGGACGGGTCGTACGAGACCCCGTCGGTGTGGGGCCTGCGGATCGTGCCGGCCAAGGGCGGGTCGGCCGTCCCGGTCGAGCTCGGCGACCTCGACCCGGCCGAGTATGTCTGGGCGCCGGACTCCCGGATCCTCTACGTCGCCGGCGACCTGCACGGCTCCGGCGCGGTCGTGGCCGTCGACCCGGCCACCGGCTCGGTGCTGCGGCGGCTGGCGGGCGACGGCGTGTTCAGCAGCCTCTGCCCGTCGCCCGACGGCCGGTACGTCTACGCGCTGCGCTCCGCGATCGACGCCGCCCCGGCTCCCGTCCGGCTCGACACCGCGGCCGCGGACCAGACGCCGGTGGACCTGCCGACCCCGGCCCCGATGCCCGCGCTGCCGGGCCGGGTCGAGGCGGTCCGGGCCGCGGTCGGCGGCGCCACCGTCCGGGGCTGGCTGGCCACCCCGGCCGACGCCGACGGCCCCACCCCGCTGATGGTCTGGATCCACGGCGGCCCGTTCTCGTCCTGGAACTCCTGGAGCTGGCGCTGGAACGCGTGGGTCGCGGTGGCCCAGGGCTGGTCCGTGCTCATGCCGGACCCGGCGCTGTCCACCGGCTACGGCCCGGACTGGATCGCCCGGGCCTGGCCGCACCGGGCCGCCCCGGTCTGGGCCGATCTGGAGGGCCTGCTCGACGCCGTGGTCGCCCGCCCGGACATCGACGAGACCCGGACGGCCTGCCTCGGGGCCTCGTTCGGCGGCTACATGACGAACTGGATCGCCGGTCACACCGACCGGTTCGGCGCGATCGTGACCCACTCCGGCACCTGGGCCCTGGACCAGAAGAACGACACCGCCGACGTGGCCCAGCACTGGGACACCATGTTCGGCCGCCCCGAGGCGCACCCGGACTGGTACGCGGAGAACTCCCCGCACCGCAACGCCGACCGCATCCGTACACCGCTGCTGGTCATCCACGGCAACCGCGACTACCGGGTGCCGGTGAGCGAGGCGCTGCGGCTGTGGTGGGACCTGGTCGGCCGCTGGGAGGGCGACCCGGCCGAGCTGCCGCATCGTTTCCTCAACTTCCCGACCGAGAACCACTGGATCCTGTCGCCCGCCAACGCCGAGATCTGGTACGACGCGATCCTCGGCTTCTGCGCCGAGCACGTGCTCGGCCGGCCCTGGAGGCCCTCCGCCCTGCTGTGA
- a CDS encoding sulfate ABC transporter ATP-binding protein, which produces MGIEARAITKRFGDFVALDDVDVSVPSGELTALLGPSGGGKSTLLRIIGGLEEPDTGSVDIDGVDATRVPAQRRNVGFVFQHYAAFKHLSVYRNVAFGLEIRRRPKDEIRRRVHELLELVHLEQFADRLPSQLSGGQRQRMALARALATEPKVLLLDEPFGALDAQVRKELRDWLRRLHDEMHVTTLFVTHDQEEALEVSDRLVVINQGRIEQVGSPTDLYDKPANDFVMSFLGPVTRLEGRLVRPHDIEVFSEPVGGSVQASVTRLQRIGFEVRAELEAGTSKPWVQLTRGQADGLRLNAGSTVWLRAAEGASTLAAPAGEHAPVPVPAA; this is translated from the coding sequence ATGGGTATCGAAGCGCGCGCCATCACCAAGCGGTTCGGCGACTTCGTCGCCCTCGACGACGTCGACGTGTCGGTGCCGTCGGGCGAGCTGACCGCCCTGCTGGGCCCGAGCGGCGGCGGCAAGTCCACGCTGCTGCGGATCATCGGCGGGCTGGAGGAGCCGGACACCGGCTCGGTCGACATCGACGGGGTCGATGCGACCCGGGTGCCGGCTCAGCGGCGCAACGTCGGGTTCGTCTTCCAGCACTACGCGGCGTTCAAGCACCTCTCGGTCTACCGGAACGTCGCCTTCGGGCTGGAGATCCGGCGGCGGCCGAAGGACGAGATCCGGCGCCGGGTGCACGAGCTGCTGGAGCTGGTGCACCTGGAGCAGTTCGCCGACCGGCTGCCCTCGCAGCTGTCCGGCGGGCAGCGGCAGCGGATGGCGCTGGCCCGGGCGCTGGCGACCGAGCCGAAGGTGCTGCTGCTGGACGAGCCGTTCGGGGCGCTGGACGCGCAGGTCCGCAAGGAGCTGCGGGACTGGCTGCGCCGGCTGCACGACGAGATGCACGTGACGACCCTGTTCGTCACCCACGACCAGGAGGAGGCGCTGGAGGTCTCCGACCGGCTCGTGGTCATCAACCAGGGCCGGATCGAGCAGGTCGGCTCGCCCACCGACCTGTACGACAAGCCCGCGAACGACTTCGTCATGAGCTTCCTCGGGCCGGTGACCCGGCTGGAGGGCCGGCTGGTCCGCCCGCACGACATCGAGGTGTTCAGCGAGCCCGTCGGCGGTTCCGTCCAGGCTTCGGTGACGCGCCTGCAACGGATCGGGTTCGAGGTCCGGGCCGAGCTGGAGGCCGGGACCAGCAAGCCCTGGGTGCAGCTGACCCGCGGCCAGGCCGACGGGCTGCGGCTCAACGCCGGCTCGACGGTGTGGCTGCGCGCGGCGGAGGGCGCGTCCACGCTGGCCGCGCCGGCGGGCGAGCACGCTCCGGTCCCGGTCCCGGCGGCCTGA
- a CDS encoding sulfate ABC transporter permease subunit, with amino-acid sequence MASTVATKQRPSTRAGLRTVAVLYVGILVAVPLALIFARTFEQGASTFWEAISTPDAVHAFRLTAEIALIAVVINTVFGIGVALLLARYRFPGRRLFNILLDIPVSVSPIVVGLALVLVYGPTQGWFGPTLSDAGLQIIFALPGMVLATCFVSLPLVVRELVPVLEEEGLDQEIAARSLGANGWQRFVRITLPTVRWALAYGVVLSLARAIGEFGAVRVVSGDVIGQTQTGTLRVADLAEQGEPGSYQVALVLVLFAVVCIVGISLLRPREKKS; translated from the coding sequence GTGGCTAGCACCGTGGCGACCAAGCAGCGCCCCAGCACCCGGGCGGGGCTGCGTACGGTCGCCGTGCTCTACGTGGGCATCCTGGTCGCGGTGCCGCTGGCGCTGATCTTCGCGCGGACGTTCGAGCAGGGCGCCTCGACGTTCTGGGAGGCGATCAGCACGCCGGACGCGGTGCACGCGTTCAGGCTCACCGCCGAGATCGCGCTCATCGCAGTCGTGATCAACACCGTCTTCGGCATCGGGGTGGCGCTGCTGCTGGCCCGCTACCGGTTCCCGGGCCGGCGGCTGTTCAACATCCTGCTCGACATCCCGGTCTCGGTCTCGCCGATCGTGGTCGGGCTGGCGCTGGTGCTGGTCTACGGGCCGACCCAGGGCTGGTTCGGGCCGACGTTGTCCGACGCCGGGCTGCAGATCATCTTCGCCCTGCCCGGCATGGTGCTGGCCACCTGCTTCGTCTCGCTGCCGCTGGTGGTGCGGGAGCTGGTGCCGGTGCTGGAGGAGGAGGGGCTGGACCAGGAGATCGCGGCCCGGTCCCTCGGCGCCAACGGCTGGCAGCGGTTCGTCCGGATCACACTGCCGACCGTCCGCTGGGCCCTCGCGTACGGCGTGGTGCTCAGCCTGGCCCGCGCCATCGGTGAGTTCGGCGCGGTCCGGGTCGTGTCCGGCGACGTCATCGGCCAGACCCAGACCGGCACGCTGCGGGTCGCGGACCTGGCCGAGCAGGGAGAACCCGGGTCGTACCAGGTGGCGCTGGTGCTCGTGCTGTTCGCCGTGGTCTGCATCGTGGGCATCTCGTTGCTCCGTCCCAGGGAGAAGAAGAGCTGA
- the cysT gene encoding sulfate ABC transporter permease subunit CysT, with product MTTTDLTAPVAAAPRGGSGRRRRAEEAGSTFRFTPLTGVGLGSAVLWMSLLVLLPLAAVVLKSTDAGWSGFWDSITGKQAAGALRFTVGSSLLVCAINAVMGTLIAWVLVRDDFPGKRLVENIIDVPFALPTIVAGLVMNTLYGTDSPVGIVLYGKRAGIVIALLFVTLPFVVRTVQPVLMAMETDVEEAAASLGASPLTTFRRIVLPTILPAIAAGTALAFARAMGEYGSVVLIGGQLNKTQTSSVFAYNAIQDGELADAAATATVLLVVAILVIGGLDLLQRWAARRG from the coding sequence GTGACCACCACCGACCTGACCGCCCCGGTCGCCGCCGCCCCGCGCGGTGGCAGCGGCCGGCGGCGGCGCGCGGAGGAGGCCGGCTCGACGTTCCGGTTCACCCCGCTGACGGGGGTCGGGCTGGGCTCGGCGGTGCTCTGGATGAGCCTGCTGGTGCTGCTGCCGCTGGCCGCGGTCGTGCTGAAGTCCACCGACGCCGGCTGGAGCGGCTTCTGGGACTCGATCACCGGGAAGCAGGCGGCCGGCGCGCTGCGCTTCACCGTCGGCAGCTCGCTGCTGGTCTGCGCGATCAACGCGGTGATGGGCACGCTGATCGCCTGGGTGCTGGTCCGGGACGACTTCCCGGGCAAGCGGCTGGTCGAGAACATCATCGACGTGCCGTTCGCGCTGCCGACGATCGTGGCCGGCCTGGTGATGAACACCCTCTACGGCACCGACTCCCCGGTCGGCATCGTGCTCTACGGCAAGCGGGCCGGGATCGTCATCGCGCTGCTGTTCGTCACGCTGCCGTTCGTGGTCCGGACCGTACAGCCGGTGCTGATGGCGATGGAGACCGACGTCGAGGAGGCGGCCGCCTCCCTCGGGGCCAGCCCGCTGACCACGTTCCGCCGGATCGTGCTGCCGACGATCCTGCCGGCGATCGCGGCCGGCACCGCGCTGGCCTTCGCCCGGGCCATGGGCGAGTACGGCTCGGTCGTGCTCATCGGCGGCCAGCTGAACAAGACCCAGACCTCGTCGGTCTTCGCGTACAACGCGATCCAGGACGGTGAGCTGGCCGACGCCGCCGCCACCGCGACCGTGCTGCTGGTGGTCGCGATCCTCGTCATCGGCGGGCTGGACCTGCTGCAGCGCTGGGCGGCCCGCCGTGGCTAG
- a CDS encoding extracellular solute-binding protein, which translates to MITIRSRRGRTVALLALTTAAGLGLSACGSSSSGGGSSESKSVNLVAYSVPKPAYDALATAFAKTSQGSGVKVNSSYGASGTQATAVTNGQKADVVNFSVGSDLTKLVPGKVAEGWNTGPTKGIVSDSVVVIVTRPGNPKGIKGWDDLIKPGVQIVTPDPASSGSAKWNILAAYTHVLKDGGTEDQANAYLTSYYKNIVSKPSSGSLATSTFLNGTGDVLISYESEAIGGKQKGDKFDYIVPAESFLIETPAAVTSNASQAGKDFLAYAESDAGQKIFASKGFRPALQGVDPGTVEGANDPSNPYPAVAKLTTIADLGGWTTVNKKYFDKEDGIVTKIASSVG; encoded by the coding sequence ATGATCACTATCCGTTCGCGTCGCGGCCGTACGGTCGCGTTGCTGGCCCTGACGACCGCTGCCGGCCTCGGCCTGAGCGCCTGCGGGTCGAGCTCGTCCGGCGGCGGCAGCAGCGAGAGCAAGTCGGTCAACCTCGTCGCCTACTCGGTGCCGAAGCCGGCGTACGACGCGCTGGCCACCGCGTTCGCCAAGACCAGCCAGGGCTCGGGGGTCAAGGTCAACTCCTCGTACGGGGCCAGCGGCACCCAGGCCACCGCGGTCACCAACGGCCAGAAGGCCGACGTGGTGAACTTCTCGGTCGGCTCGGACCTGACGAAGCTGGTGCCGGGCAAGGTCGCCGAGGGCTGGAACACCGGCCCGACCAAGGGGATCGTCTCCGACTCCGTGGTCGTCATCGTGACCCGGCCCGGCAACCCCAAGGGCATCAAGGGCTGGGACGACCTGATCAAGCCGGGCGTGCAGATCGTCACCCCGGACCCGGCGTCCTCGGGGTCGGCGAAGTGGAACATCCTCGCCGCCTACACCCACGTCCTGAAGGACGGCGGCACCGAGGACCAGGCCAATGCGTACCTGACCTCGTACTACAAGAACATCGTGAGCAAGCCGAGCAGCGGCTCGCTGGCCACCTCGACGTTCCTCAACGGCACCGGTGACGTCCTGATCTCCTACGAGTCGGAGGCGATCGGCGGGAAGCAGAAGGGCGACAAGTTCGACTACATCGTGCCCGCGGAGTCGTTCCTCATCGAGACCCCGGCCGCGGTGACCTCGAACGCGTCCCAGGCCGGGAAGGACTTCCTGGCCTACGCCGAGAGCGACGCCGGCCAGAAGATCTTCGCCAGCAAGGGTTTCCGGCCCGCGCTGCAGGGCGTCGACCCCGGCACCGTCGAGGGCGCCAACGACCCGTCCAACCCGTACCCGGCCGTGGCCAAGCTGACCACGATCGCCGACCTCGGGGGCTGGACCACGGTCAACAAGAAGTACTTCGACAAGGAAGACGGCATCGTGACGAAGATCGCGAGCAGCGTCGGGTGA
- a CDS encoding ATP-dependent DNA ligase has translation MQYEIVAETYRDLEAATGRLALIDRLSGLIEVTPEDLLARICYLCQGMIAPQFAGVDLGLAEKLAVRAVATAAGVEPAAVSTAVRETGDLGEAAQQLLPERTASLGVAEVVGTLHEIAAAEGAGSQGRKLDLLAGMLGRATPLEARYLLRLVTGNLRLGIGTPTILDALVRVHAGGKTDKPVLERAYNICCDLGLVAETLVRGGMAAVEEMKVRPGNPVRVMLAQRLSDAEEILAKLGGECAAEYKYDGIRIQAHRTADGHVELFTRGLERIGNQFPDLVEALAAGIGPREAILEGEAVAYDPAAAEMHPFQEVMFRRRKHGISEAVRDAPVSLFCFDLLYADGEDLTRLPYRQRRQRLAAAVTLSDRLHLTTAIEVSTPAALDAAFEQAIADGCEGLMCKSVSPDAGYRAGARGWTWIKLKRDYRSELSDTVDLAIVGAFAGRGRRRGVYGALLLAAYDAEADVYRTVGKCGTGFSDAELAALPERLAPYRSEHKPAVVDARQPADVWFEPALVVEILSAELTLSPNHTAGWGVLKQDAGLAMRFPRFTGRWREDKTAQDATTTTELVDLFLGARRKA, from the coding sequence GTGCAGTACGAGATCGTCGCCGAGACGTACCGGGATCTGGAGGCGGCCACCGGCCGGCTCGCGTTGATCGACCGGCTGTCCGGACTGATCGAGGTGACGCCGGAGGACCTGCTGGCCCGGATCTGCTATCTGTGCCAGGGGATGATCGCGCCGCAGTTCGCCGGCGTCGACCTCGGGCTGGCCGAGAAGCTCGCGGTCCGCGCGGTCGCCACCGCCGCCGGGGTCGAACCGGCCGCGGTCAGCACGGCCGTCCGGGAGACCGGCGACCTCGGCGAGGCGGCCCAGCAGCTGCTGCCCGAGCGGACGGCGAGCCTCGGGGTGGCCGAGGTGGTCGGCACCCTGCACGAGATCGCCGCGGCCGAGGGCGCCGGTTCGCAGGGCCGCAAGCTCGACCTGCTGGCCGGGATGCTCGGCCGGGCCACCCCGCTGGAGGCGCGTTACCTGCTGCGGCTGGTCACCGGCAACCTGCGGCTGGGCATCGGCACGCCGACGATCCTGGACGCGCTGGTCCGGGTGCACGCCGGCGGCAAGACCGACAAACCGGTGCTGGAGCGGGCCTACAACATCTGCTGCGACCTGGGCCTGGTCGCCGAGACCCTGGTCCGCGGCGGGATGGCGGCGGTCGAGGAGATGAAGGTCCGGCCGGGCAACCCGGTCCGGGTGATGCTGGCCCAGCGGCTCTCCGACGCCGAGGAGATCCTGGCCAAGCTCGGCGGCGAGTGCGCGGCCGAGTACAAGTACGACGGGATCCGGATCCAGGCCCACCGCACCGCCGACGGGCACGTCGAGCTGTTCACCCGCGGGCTGGAACGCATCGGCAACCAGTTCCCCGACCTGGTCGAGGCGCTGGCGGCCGGGATCGGGCCGAGGGAGGCGATCCTCGAGGGCGAGGCGGTCGCGTACGACCCGGCCGCGGCCGAAATGCACCCGTTCCAGGAGGTCATGTTCCGCCGCCGCAAGCACGGCATCTCCGAGGCGGTCCGGGACGCGCCGGTCAGCCTGTTCTGCTTCGACCTGCTCTACGCCGACGGCGAGGACCTGACCCGGCTGCCGTACCGGCAGCGCCGGCAGCGGCTGGCCGCGGCGGTCACCCTGTCCGACCGGCTGCACCTGACCACCGCGATCGAGGTGAGCACGCCGGCGGCGCTGGACGCCGCCTTCGAGCAGGCGATCGCCGACGGCTGCGAGGGGTTGATGTGCAAGTCGGTCAGCCCGGACGCCGGCTACCGGGCCGGGGCCCGCGGCTGGACCTGGATCAAGCTCAAGCGGGACTACCGCTCCGAGCTCTCCGACACCGTCGACCTCGCCATCGTCGGGGCCTTCGCCGGCCGGGGGCGGCGGCGCGGCGTCTACGGGGCGCTGCTGCTGGCCGCGTACGACGCCGAGGCGGACGTCTACCGCACGGTCGGCAAGTGCGGCACCGGCTTCTCCGACGCCGAGCTGGCGGCGCTGCCGGAGCGGCTGGCGCCCTACCGCAGTGAGCACAAGCCGGCCGTGGTCGACGCCCGGCAGCCGGCCGACGTCTGGTTCGAACCGGCGCTGGTGGTGGAGATCCTCAGCGCCGAGCTGACCCTCTCGCCCAACCACACGGCCGGCTGGGGCGTGCTGAAGCAGGACGCCGGGCTCGCGATGCGCTTCCCCCGCTTCACCGGCCGGTGGCGCGAGGACAAGACCGCGCAGGACGCGACCACCACCACTGAGCTGGTCGATCTGTTCCTGGGCGCGCGCCGCAAGGCCTGA